From Clostridia bacterium, one genomic window encodes:
- a CDS encoding aldehyde ferredoxin oxidoreductase family protein → MKGYMEKILEVDLTSGKISTTSLDEQLARDFVGGSGLAAKLILDRLGAAIATLDPLSPENPLVFATGPLTGTGLPSTGRSTVSAISPYTGIWGEANVGGFFGAELKFAGFDVLYITGKAQQPVYLRIEDNQVEIVPASDLWGKGTYEVTDTLTAKYDNGRKKVQVACIGPAAENGVLFASIVHNKGHLFGRCGMGAVMASKHLKAIVVRGSQKVPVFDPDRAREVRKEWRELQEGSIILESIGGMGSLSGMDTGYLTGDVPTRNWTLGTWDEGQALINAPALSENYLIGTKTCYGCSISCKRHVEVKEGPYAIEPGPGPEYETVAVFGSLCLNSDLASICWINRFCNDYGMDTISCGSTVAWAIDCYEAGLINAEVTGGLELTWGNTEAIVELVKQIGNCQGFGAILAKGSRRAARELGAATESLLTTVKGLESPMHDPRATHGLGLAYATGYRGSCHVSDKTMWIEQGVSLYPGVNITDAVEGQVSKGKAQLVVTAQNLAGIFSNAAILCEFGSIPIDDLNLCAGLAVVTGEEWSPELIQERGERIWLTKRVINCLRGIRSQDDRLPDKILTPLEDGVTAGSVPDIELMLREFYQLRGLDATGRPLPDKLAQVGLAEANQLLATAAAG, encoded by the coding sequence ATGAAGGGGTATATGGAAAAGATTCTCGAGGTTGATCTTACCAGCGGAAAGATCAGCACTACCTCGCTCGACGAACAGTTGGCTCGCGATTTTGTAGGGGGCAGCGGTTTGGCCGCCAAGCTAATTCTGGATCGGTTAGGAGCTGCCATTGCCACTCTGGATCCTCTTAGTCCTGAAAACCCGTTGGTCTTTGCAACTGGTCCTTTAACCGGGACCGGCCTCCCTTCCACGGGAAGGTCTACAGTTAGCGCTATTTCTCCCTATACCGGCATATGGGGAGAGGCTAACGTGGGCGGGTTCTTTGGAGCCGAGCTGAAGTTTGCCGGCTTTGACGTTCTTTACATTACCGGAAAAGCGCAGCAGCCGGTTTATCTCCGAATAGAAGACAACCAGGTGGAAATCGTCCCTGCTTCTGACCTCTGGGGCAAAGGAACTTATGAAGTCACCGACACCCTAACCGCCAAATACGACAACGGGAGAAAGAAGGTTCAGGTTGCTTGTATTGGTCCTGCTGCCGAAAATGGAGTGCTGTTTGCCAGCATCGTTCATAATAAGGGTCACTTGTTTGGGCGATGCGGTATGGGGGCAGTAATGGCATCAAAGCACTTAAAGGCCATCGTAGTAAGGGGTAGCCAAAAGGTCCCTGTGTTTGACCCCGACCGGGCAAGGGAAGTCCGAAAAGAATGGAGGGAACTGCAGGAAGGAAGCATCATCCTCGAATCCATAGGCGGCATGGGCAGTTTAAGCGGCATGGATACGGGGTATCTTACCGGTGATGTGCCCACCCGCAACTGGACGTTAGGTACCTGGGATGAAGGCCAAGCGTTGATCAATGCTCCGGCCCTTAGCGAAAACTATCTCATCGGGACCAAAACCTGCTATGGTTGCAGCATATCTTGCAAGCGCCATGTTGAGGTTAAGGAAGGCCCGTACGCTATTGAACCTGGCCCTGGACCCGAATACGAGACGGTAGCTGTTTTTGGTAGTTTATGCCTCAACTCGGACTTGGCCTCCATCTGCTGGATAAACCGATTCTGCAACGATTATGGCATGGATACTATCTCTTGTGGAAGCACGGTGGCTTGGGCTATTGACTGCTATGAGGCCGGGTTGATAAACGCGGAGGTAACCGGTGGGCTAGAGCTTACCTGGGGCAACACAGAAGCCATCGTCGAGCTGGTCAAGCAGATTGGCAACTGCCAGGGCTTCGGTGCTATACTGGCCAAAGGAAGTCGCCGAGCTGCCCGGGAGCTAGGAGCCGCTACCGAATCTCTGTTAACCACAGTCAAAGGGCTGGAGTCACCCATGCATGATCCCCGCGCTACTCACGGCCTCGGGCTTGCTTATGCCACCGGATACCGAGGGTCCTGCCATGTCTCAGACAAGACCATGTGGATCGAACAAGGCGTATCTTTGTACCCTGGAGTAAACATAACCGATGCCGTAGAAGGTCAAGTCAGCAAAGGCAAGGCCCAGCTGGTGGTAACCGCCCAGAATCTGGCCGGCATATTTAGCAACGCCGCCATCCTCTGCGAATTCGGATCTATTCCCATCGATGACCTCAACCTTTGCGCAGGCTTAGCAGTAGTGACTGGGGAAGAGTGGTCCCCAGAACTGATTCAGGAGCGAGGAGAAAGGATTTGGCTCACCAAGCGGGTGATCAACTGCCTCCGCGGCATCCGTAGCCAAGACGACCGGTTGCCAGATAAGATACTTACGCCCCTTGAGGATGGGGTTACAGCCGGCTCGGTCCCAGACATAGAACTAATGCTGCGCGAATTCTACCAGCTTCGGGGACTCGATGCAACGGGAAGGCCCCTGCCCGATAAGCTAGCCCAAGTGGGTTTGGCGGAAGCCAATCAATTACTAGCAACGGCGGCAGCTGGCTAA
- a CDS encoding SCP2 sterol-binding domain-containing protein — MPLFKDSEEIRQILGEFFVQNRQHPEVGPKIKDGSLVVQFHYTDPEIIITVDSKNPDPGYYFNVYFGSEGPEPEVTFSGKADIGHKFWLGELNLTAALARRQLVAKGAINKALKLLPALKPAYQAYKDFLLEMGRADLAS, encoded by the coding sequence ATGCCATTGTTTAAGGACTCGGAGGAAATTAGGCAAATACTGGGTGAGTTTTTTGTCCAGAATCGTCAGCACCCAGAAGTGGGCCCCAAAATTAAGGACGGATCCCTGGTGGTGCAATTTCACTATACTGATCCGGAGATTATCATCACCGTTGATTCCAAGAACCCCGATCCCGGCTACTACTTTAATGTTTACTTTGGCAGCGAAGGCCCCGAGCCAGAAGTCACTTTCTCCGGGAAAGCAGATATCGGGCATAAATTCTGGTTGGGGGAGCTCAATCTGACGGCCGCTTTAGCACGCCGCCAGCTTGTAGCTAAGGGTGCCATCAATAAAGCCCTTAAACTCCTCCCTGCCCTCAAGCCCGCGTACCAAGCTTACAAGGATTTCCTTCTGGAAATGGGTCGGGCCGATTTGGCAAGCTGA
- a CDS encoding iron-containing alcohol dehydrogenase produces MMLPDYFEFSLPSRVIAGRGLLDSMAAEIEALGVTKGMVVTDKVLQEAGVVRRVLDALGSSSLEIAYVFDEVPPDSDTEIVQKGAELAREHGVDFLLAIGGGSSMDTAKGINIVYTLGGNILDHQGAGVVAAPLALKLVAIPTTSGTGSEVTGVAVIKDRAQNLKLSYPSPFLTPNLSILIPELTLSMSPRLTAATGMDALTHAVEAYLSTNADPFSDGLALHAIKIICQHLPAATHNGQDLEARYQMQVGACIAGASFTYPLVGVVHASAHAAGGVHGLHHGLGCSIMLPYGMEFNLEVSPERYRDIAQAMGIDVRGLSGEEAGWKAIEKVWRLAKDCGLPTNLKDAGVPQEAIHIIAEVALTDGAMVTNPRPAELEDLQQLMQQAYEGALDQKFA; encoded by the coding sequence ATGATGCTTCCCGACTACTTTGAGTTTTCGCTTCCCTCGCGAGTTATTGCCGGAAGAGGCCTCCTCGATTCAATGGCTGCAGAGATCGAGGCGCTTGGCGTGACCAAGGGAATGGTAGTGACCGATAAGGTATTGCAGGAGGCAGGAGTAGTAAGAAGAGTACTGGACGCACTTGGGAGTTCATCCCTGGAAATAGCCTACGTATTTGATGAAGTTCCGCCAGATTCCGATACGGAAATAGTCCAAAAAGGAGCCGAACTGGCGCGAGAACATGGAGTCGATTTCTTACTAGCCATCGGTGGCGGTAGCAGCATGGATACTGCCAAGGGCATCAACATCGTTTATACCTTGGGTGGAAACATACTTGATCACCAAGGTGCTGGAGTTGTTGCTGCTCCGTTAGCCTTAAAACTGGTAGCTATCCCCACCACTTCGGGTACTGGGAGCGAAGTAACTGGTGTAGCAGTCATTAAGGATCGAGCTCAAAACCTGAAACTCTCTTACCCAAGTCCCTTTCTTACGCCCAATCTTTCTATCTTGATACCGGAACTTACCTTGAGCATGTCGCCACGATTGACTGCCGCTACCGGGATGGATGCCTTGACCCATGCGGTGGAAGCCTATTTGTCTACCAATGCCGACCCATTTTCCGATGGATTGGCTCTGCACGCCATTAAGATCATCTGCCAGCACTTGCCGGCAGCCACGCACAATGGCCAAGATCTGGAGGCTCGCTACCAGATGCAGGTTGGAGCTTGTATTGCCGGGGCATCCTTTACCTACCCCCTCGTAGGCGTGGTCCATGCCTCCGCCCACGCAGCCGGTGGGGTGCACGGGCTCCACCACGGCCTTGGCTGTTCCATTATGTTGCCTTATGGTATGGAGTTCAATCTAGAGGTGAGCCCAGAACGCTATCGGGATATTGCCCAGGCCATGGGTATTGACGTGCGTGGTTTGTCCGGCGAAGAAGCTGGTTGGAAAGCAATAGAAAAAGTCTGGAGATTGGCCAAAGATTGCGGATTACCAACCAATTTGAAGGACGCTGGCGTGCCCCAAGAAGCGATTCACATCATTGCCGAGGTTGCCCTTACCGACGGTGCCATGGTGACTAATCCCCGTCCTGCCGAATTGGAAGACTTGCAGCAGTTGATGCAACAGGCTTATGAGGGGGCTCTGGATCAAAAGTTTGCCTAG